The following proteins are encoded in a genomic region of Rhodoferax aquaticus:
- a CDS encoding type II 3-dehydroquinate dehydratase → MKTALILNGPNLNLLGTREPHVYGSQTLQDVQLLCERACVANGFVADFRQTNHEGVLVDWLHEAGRLHAAGDLAGVILNAGAYTHTSVALHDAIKGTGIMLIELHISNVHAREVFRHHSFISPAAKAVMAGFGVNGYALAIAGLAGMQSA, encoded by the coding sequence ATGAAAACCGCGCTCATATTGAATGGACCCAACCTCAACCTCTTGGGCACCCGCGAGCCCCACGTCTACGGCTCACAAACGCTGCAAGACGTGCAGCTCTTGTGCGAGCGGGCCTGCGTAGCCAATGGTTTTGTTGCCGACTTTCGGCAAACCAACCATGAAGGTGTCTTGGTGGATTGGCTGCACGAGGCGGGGCGCCTGCATGCGGCCGGTGATTTGGCCGGTGTGATTCTCAATGCGGGGGCTTACACCCATACCAGCGTAGCGCTGCACGACGCTATCAAGGGTACGGGCATTATGTTGATTGAGTTGCACATCAGCAACGTGCATGCCCGCGAGGTATTTCGCCACCACTCCTTCATCTCGCCAGCCGCCAAGGCTGTGATGGCGGGCTTCGGTGTGAACGGCTATGCACTGGCCATTGCGGGACTGGCTGGCATGCAGTCTGCTTGA
- a CDS encoding ABC transporter ATP-binding protein — protein sequence MLTIHQLSKLYGPTAVFANVDLAVRPGEFVAIMGESGVGKSTLLNCMAGLDTWDSGSVQVDGAELSTMKDDAKAALRREKIGFVFQAFHVLPHLDVAQNVALPLLLLQRKDDARVHTMLEALGLGALGSRLPQQLSGGQLQRVAIARALVHSPRLLLADEPTGNLDPSTAAVVMQALVGQCRQHGTALVLVTHSSAATAQADRVLRLTAQGMRSDGALG from the coding sequence ATGCTCACGATTCACCAGCTCAGCAAACTCTACGGTCCCACGGCGGTGTTTGCCAACGTAGACCTTGCCGTCAGACCAGGGGAGTTTGTTGCCATCATGGGAGAGTCAGGCGTTGGCAAGTCCACCCTCTTGAATTGCATGGCAGGCTTAGACACCTGGGACAGCGGCAGTGTGCAGGTAGACGGCGCCGAGCTAAGCACGATGAAAGACGACGCCAAAGCCGCCTTGCGCCGGGAGAAGATTGGCTTTGTCTTTCAGGCATTTCACGTACTGCCGCATTTGGATGTCGCCCAAAACGTGGCTCTGCCCTTGCTCTTGCTACAACGCAAAGACGATGCCCGCGTACACACCATGCTAGAAGCACTGGGTTTGGGGGCATTGGGTAGCCGTCTGCCGCAGCAGCTGAGTGGCGGACAACTGCAGCGTGTGGCCATTGCCCGCGCCTTGGTGCACAGCCCCCGTTTACTACTGGCCGATGAACCCACAGGCAACCTAGACCCCAGCACTGCTGCCGTCGTGATGCAGGCCCTGGTTGGGCAATGCCGCCAGCATGGCACCGCCTTGGTCTTGGTCACGCACTCCAGCGCTGCGACCGCCCAAGCGGACCGTGTGCTGCGCTTGACCGCACAGGGAATGCGCTCGGATGGAGCCTTGGGTTAA
- a CDS encoding LysR family transcriptional regulator — MNEIQHNLRRLDLNLLQLFHALYRLRSVTEAAHELAMSPSAFSHGLSRLRVALDDALFVRQGTQMVPTTKSIAMADSISLALKLLGETLERGQTFHPSRSERTFTFASTDFTAFAVLPKCIAAIQKLAPHLSLRVRYADHNIPLDDLRAGRVDFSIGYDLPASSYAPDIVAQDWFVDQYVVVSSKNHAVCSEGLTLESYLACKHVVVTPWNQARGDIDQLLDDLNLQRQVAVHLPTVLAAPFIVGHSDMLMTMPRLAARTLQQAAAIALHTPPFAIPDYCVKLFSHANYAQSDAHAWMADTLLNTTLQ; from the coding sequence ATGAATGAAATTCAACACAATCTCAGGCGGCTAGATCTCAATTTGCTGCAGCTGTTCCATGCGCTCTACAGACTGCGCTCAGTGACGGAGGCCGCCCATGAGTTGGCGATGAGCCCCTCCGCTTTCAGCCATGGCTTGTCTCGCTTGCGGGTGGCTTTGGACGACGCTTTGTTTGTGCGCCAAGGGACTCAGATGGTGCCCACCACGAAGTCCATCGCCATGGCGGACTCCATCTCACTGGCCCTCAAGTTGTTGGGCGAGACGCTAGAGCGTGGCCAAACGTTCCATCCCAGTCGCAGTGAGCGCACTTTCACATTTGCCTCTACCGATTTCACGGCATTTGCGGTCCTGCCCAAGTGCATTGCAGCCATTCAAAAGCTCGCGCCCCACTTGAGCCTGCGCGTGCGGTATGCCGACCACAACATTCCTTTGGACGACTTGCGCGCTGGTCGTGTGGACTTTTCAATTGGCTATGACCTGCCAGCCAGCAGCTACGCGCCCGACATCGTGGCGCAAGATTGGTTTGTAGACCAATACGTTGTGGTGAGCAGCAAAAACCATGCGGTATGTTCCGAAGGCCTAACGCTGGAAAGCTATTTGGCGTGCAAGCATGTGGTCGTCACCCCGTGGAACCAGGCGCGCGGCGACATCGACCAACTGCTCGACGATTTGAACCTGCAACGACAAGTTGCCGTGCACCTGCCTACTGTGCTGGCGGCACCCTTCATCGTTGGTCACAGCGATATGCTGATGACCATGCCACGTTTGGCAGCCAGAACCTTGCAGCAGGCAGCCGCTATTGCGCTGCACACGCCACCGTTCGCCATACCCGACTATTGCGTCAAGCTCTTCAGCCACGCCAACTACGCCCAGTCCGATGCCCATGCTTGGATGGCCGATACGCTGCTCAACACCACCTTGCAGTAG
- a CDS encoding response regulator, translating into MQEQTVAAQRRQYNKWVATESIEDYALRYSPASFRKWSPAVIGTTMIGTNSALSYEAIGALLLLDFGFANAMWAMVFAAVVILAVGWPICHYSAKHSIDMDLLTRAAGFGYVGSTFTSLIYASFTFIFLALETAIMAQAVKLCFGIPLWLGYILCTVVVIPIVFYGVTAINRFHRWTQLVWIVLLVVPFYFVLTRQADAVHMLVNFSGEVSQSKAFDWLHFGVAAGISFSLIAQIGEQVDYLRFMPERGKHNRWSWWGNMFLGGPGWILIAFVKQLGGALLAAVAVVAGLAVVDAKEPIQIFRHAFGFAIANPDTALLVSAMLVIVSELKVNVTNAYAGSLAWSNFFSRLTHSHPGRVVWLFFNCGIALLLMEMNLFEAMNSVLGMYSNIAVAWICAVVADLAVNKPLGLSPPIVEFKRAHLYNVNPVGVVSMVVASIAASIAFAGWWGELAQAYSWLIAAGVAFVLAPLMAWWTKGRYYIARQSIFPVDVKTLVRCTVCAQDYAPADSAHCPHHGGAICSLCCTLESTCHDRCKPTVKGPVAYYREAVHRLLNWVWPRALGMQVTQRVANFSLVWVGMLLVMAGILWVTVPSASTDVGAMHTFGLRAFVGLGLLASLTTWWIVLVGESRDLAESELRTAKDRAEDATQAKSDFLANMSHEIRTPMNAIIGMSYLALQTDLDVKQRNYIAKAHRAAESLLGIINDILDFSKIEAGKLTMERVEFRLEDVMDHLTNLVGLRAEDKGLELLFKVQGDVPTSLLGDPLRLGQILVNLGANAVKFTEHGEVLISVDVVRCDAGMVELHFGVQDTGIGMTAEQCSRMFESFSQADASTTRKYGGTGLGLAISKQLVEAMDGRIWVESQLGKGSTFHFQAKFGLQAQQQARRMVLAQELTGLRALVADDNMAAREIMQAMLTDLGMEVTVCKDGAQAAQAALQAHAAGQDYSIMLLDWKMPVLDGVACLAQLRESLPAHALPQCVMVTSYGREQLAHLPASVLGSVQGLLTKPVTRSSLLGGIARALNKTDLLDVHSARATERPDQLRQDMARVQGARILLVEDNEMNQELASTLLRQAGVHVTLAQNGQEALDILATEANFACVLMDCQMPVMDGYEATRRMRADPRWQSLCVIAMTADVLASDREQVQAAGMDDYIAKPVNVPQMFATLARWIKAGADYGAGLARPLAGQHSLGLPPLAGIDMAQGLFHTLNDSTLYQQQLRKFLAAQSAFELLFSQAWQAHDLATCQRLAHTLKGNAGTIGAQHVQTQAARLELACGSGDAAQAQHALADTLQALTEVLHGLQAAAWLMASSSPDVPLDASSEAVAASAESVRQALQVLRGQLDTADPEAADTVQALLTHALPPATRQTLLSLVAPIDAFEFERAAALLAPLVP; encoded by the coding sequence ATGCAAGAACAAACCGTAGCCGCACAGCGGCGCCAGTACAACAAATGGGTTGCCACAGAGTCCATTGAGGACTACGCGTTGCGGTACTCCCCCGCCAGCTTCAGAAAGTGGTCGCCAGCAGTGATTGGTACCACCATGATTGGGACCAACTCAGCCTTGTCCTATGAGGCCATTGGTGCCTTGTTGTTACTGGACTTTGGGTTTGCCAACGCGATGTGGGCCATGGTCTTTGCCGCCGTTGTGATACTGGCGGTGGGTTGGCCCATATGCCACTACTCGGCCAAGCACAGCATTGACATGGACTTGCTGACCCGGGCCGCAGGCTTTGGCTATGTGGGCTCGACCTTCACGTCGCTCATCTATGCATCGTTTACCTTTATTTTCTTGGCCCTAGAGACTGCGATCATGGCCCAGGCTGTGAAGCTGTGCTTTGGCATTCCCTTGTGGTTGGGCTACATCTTGTGCACGGTGGTGGTGATTCCCATTGTTTTCTATGGGGTCACCGCCATTAACCGGTTTCACCGCTGGACGCAGTTGGTCTGGATTGTGTTGCTCGTAGTCCCGTTTTATTTTGTGCTGACCCGCCAGGCCGACGCGGTGCACATGCTCGTCAACTTCAGTGGCGAAGTCAGTCAAAGCAAGGCCTTTGACTGGCTGCACTTTGGTGTTGCCGCCGGCATTTCATTCTCCCTCATTGCCCAAATTGGCGAGCAGGTCGACTACCTGCGCTTTATGCCGGAGCGCGGCAAGCACAACCGCTGGAGTTGGTGGGGCAATATGTTCTTGGGTGGGCCAGGCTGGATTCTGATTGCCTTCGTCAAGCAATTGGGCGGAGCTTTACTGGCCGCGGTGGCTGTTGTGGCAGGCTTGGCGGTGGTCGACGCCAAAGAGCCCATTCAGATTTTCCGACACGCCTTTGGCTTTGCCATTGCCAACCCGGACACCGCGCTGTTGGTCAGCGCCATGCTGGTGATCGTGTCCGAGCTCAAGGTCAATGTGACCAACGCCTACGCGGGTTCACTGGCGTGGTCGAACTTTTTCTCCCGCTTGACGCATTCACATCCCGGGCGCGTGGTGTGGCTATTCTTTAACTGCGGCATAGCGCTGTTGCTGATGGAAATGAACCTGTTCGAAGCGATGAACAGCGTGCTGGGCATGTACTCCAACATTGCGGTGGCTTGGATTTGCGCCGTGGTTGCAGACTTGGCGGTTAACAAGCCGCTGGGATTGAGCCCTCCTATCGTGGAGTTCAAGCGTGCTCACCTGTACAACGTCAACCCAGTCGGGGTGGTGAGCATGGTTGTGGCTTCCATCGCGGCCTCCATCGCGTTTGCGGGGTGGTGGGGTGAGCTTGCCCAAGCCTATTCATGGCTGATTGCCGCCGGTGTCGCCTTCGTGTTGGCGCCGCTGATGGCGTGGTGGACCAAAGGGCGCTACTACATTGCCCGGCAGAGCATTTTTCCGGTGGACGTCAAAACCCTGGTGCGTTGCACCGTGTGCGCGCAAGACTATGCGCCTGCAGACTCTGCCCATTGCCCACACCATGGCGGGGCCATTTGCTCCCTCTGTTGCACCCTTGAGTCCACCTGCCACGACCGTTGCAAGCCCACCGTCAAGGGGCCTGTGGCGTACTACCGAGAGGCGGTTCATCGGCTATTGAACTGGGTCTGGCCCCGTGCTCTGGGGATGCAAGTGACGCAGCGTGTGGCCAATTTTTCTTTGGTGTGGGTGGGCATGCTGCTGGTGATGGCCGGTATCTTGTGGGTCACGGTGCCCAGTGCGAGCACGGATGTGGGGGCCATGCATACCTTCGGTTTGCGGGCGTTTGTAGGCTTGGGTTTGCTAGCCAGTCTGACGACCTGGTGGATTGTCTTGGTGGGCGAGAGCCGTGACCTCGCAGAGTCCGAACTGCGCACGGCCAAAGACCGCGCCGAGGACGCGACCCAGGCAAAAAGCGACTTTTTGGCCAATATGTCGCATGAGATACGGACCCCCATGAACGCGATCATTGGCATGTCGTATCTGGCGCTGCAGACCGACTTGGATGTCAAACAGCGCAACTACATTGCCAAGGCACATCGCGCGGCGGAGAGCCTGCTCGGCATCATCAATGACATTTTGGACTTCTCGAAAATAGAGGCAGGCAAGCTCACCATGGAGCGGGTGGAGTTTCGCCTCGAAGATGTGATGGACCACCTCACCAATTTGGTGGGGCTGCGGGCCGAAGACAAAGGCTTGGAACTCTTGTTCAAAGTGCAGGGCGATGTGCCCACCAGTTTGCTGGGAGATCCCTTGCGCCTGGGGCAAATCTTGGTCAATTTAGGCGCCAATGCGGTCAAGTTCACAGAGCATGGCGAGGTGCTGATCAGCGTGGACGTGGTGCGCTGCGATGCGGGCATGGTGGAGCTGCATTTCGGAGTGCAAGACACCGGCATCGGCATGACCGCTGAGCAATGTAGCCGCATGTTTGAGTCTTTCAGCCAAGCCGATGCGTCCACCACCCGCAAATATGGGGGTACCGGTTTGGGGCTTGCCATTTCCAAACAGTTGGTAGAAGCCATGGACGGCCGCATCTGGGTGGAGTCGCAGTTGGGCAAGGGCTCTACCTTTCATTTCCAAGCCAAGTTTGGTTTGCAAGCGCAGCAGCAGGCGCGGCGCATGGTGCTGGCGCAAGAACTCACCGGTCTGCGCGCCTTGGTGGCGGATGACAACATGGCTGCGCGCGAAATCATGCAAGCCATGTTGACGGACTTGGGCATGGAAGTCACGGTGTGCAAAGACGGGGCCCAGGCAGCGCAAGCGGCTCTGCAAGCCCATGCAGCAGGGCAAGACTATTCCATCATGCTGCTCGACTGGAAGATGCCGGTGCTAGATGGTGTGGCCTGCCTGGCGCAGTTACGCGAAAGTCTGCCTGCTCACGCACTGCCCCAATGTGTCATGGTCACCTCCTATGGCCGAGAGCAACTGGCCCACTTGCCTGCTTCGGTGCTGGGCTCTGTCCAGGGCTTGCTGACCAAGCCAGTCACACGCTCCTCGTTGTTGGGGGGCATCGCACGCGCGCTGAACAAGACCGATTTGCTGGATGTCCATAGCGCGCGCGCCACGGAGCGCCCAGACCAACTGCGCCAAGACATGGCACGCGTGCAGGGAGCCCGGATCCTGTTGGTGGAAGACAATGAGATGAACCAAGAACTGGCAAGCACTTTGCTGCGCCAAGCGGGCGTCCATGTCACCCTCGCTCAAAACGGCCAAGAGGCATTGGACATTTTGGCTACGGAAGCGAATTTCGCCTGTGTTTTGATGGATTGCCAAATGCCCGTGATGGATGGCTATGAGGCCACCCGGCGCATGCGCGCAGACCCGCGCTGGCAAAGCCTGTGCGTGATTGCGATGACGGCCGATGTGTTGGCCAGCGACCGCGAGCAGGTGCAAGCTGCGGGCATGGATGACTACATCGCCAAGCCCGTGAATGTGCCCCAGATGTTTGCTACTTTGGCGCGTTGGATCAAAGCTGGCGCAGACTATGGCGCGGGTCTGGCGCGTCCCTTGGCGGGGCAACACAGCCTTGGCTTGCCACCTTTGGCCGGCATTGATATGGCGCAGGGTCTGTTCCACACCCTCAATGACAGCACGCTGTACCAACAACAACTGCGCAAGTTCTTAGCAGCGCAAAGTGCGTTTGAGCTGCTCTTTAGCCAAGCGTGGCAAGCCCATGATCTGGCCACATGCCAGCGGCTGGCCCATACCCTCAAAGGCAACGCAGGCACGATAGGTGCACAGCACGTGCAAACGCAAGCAGCCCGGCTCGAACTGGCGTGCGGTAGCGGTGATGCGGCCCAGGCGCAGCATGCGCTGGCGGACACCCTACAAGCATTGACGGAGGTGCTCCATGGCTTGCAGGCAGCAGCGTGGCTCATGGCGTCTTCTAGCCCGGATGTACCGTTGGATGCATCGTCAGAGGCAGTGGCCGCCAGCGCGGAGTCGGTTCGCCAAGCCTTGCAAGTGTTGCGTGGGCAGCTTGATACGGCAGACCCCGAAGCAGCAGACACGGTGCAGGCGCTGTTAACCCACGCATTGCCACCTGCCACACGGCAGACTTTGCTTTCCCTCGTTGCGCCTATTGATGCCTTTGAGTTTGAGCGTGCCGCTGCGCTGCTGGCGCCGCTGGTGCCTTAA
- a CDS encoding HD-GYP domain-containing protein, with protein MSSLLKGTYRLKVANSGDKALVYAKLDPQPDVILLDVMMPGMSGYEVIKKLKADPATRAIPVIFLTAMASAEDERRGLEMGAADYITKPISPATMLARVRTQLENKVVADFLRDQNLFLEAQVQRRSGELSAIQDVTILAMASLAETRDSDTGNHIRRTQHYVKQLALKLSTHPRFGYFLTPETIEMLYKSAPLHDIGKVGIPDRILLKPGRFTPDEFEIMKTHTTLGRDAIAAAERQLGMEVDFLRFAKEIAYGHQEKWDGSGYPLGLAGDAIPISARLMAVADVYDALISRRVYKEGMPHEKAVAIIQEGRGSHFDPDMVDAFMDLQETFQAIAQRYGDSDDDLTAKVTQMARLQDLGAA; from the coding sequence ATGTCATCGCTTCTCAAAGGGACCTATCGACTCAAGGTCGCCAATTCGGGTGATAAAGCGCTGGTCTATGCCAAGTTGGATCCGCAGCCCGATGTGATTTTGCTGGACGTCATGATGCCGGGAATGTCTGGCTATGAGGTGATCAAAAAGCTCAAGGCAGACCCGGCTACGCGAGCGATCCCCGTGATTTTTTTAACCGCCATGGCGTCGGCAGAGGACGAACGACGGGGGCTTGAAATGGGTGCCGCAGACTACATTACCAAGCCCATTTCGCCAGCCACCATGCTGGCGCGCGTGCGCACCCAGCTTGAGAACAAAGTGGTGGCCGACTTTTTGCGGGACCAAAATTTGTTTCTAGAGGCGCAGGTGCAGCGCCGTAGCGGCGAGCTTTCGGCCATCCAGGATGTCACTATTTTGGCGATGGCTTCTCTCGCCGAAACGCGGGACTCGGATACAGGCAACCACATTCGGCGCACCCAGCACTATGTCAAGCAACTGGCGCTCAAGCTCAGCACCCATCCGCGTTTTGGCTATTTTCTGACGCCTGAAACCATTGAGATGCTGTACAAGTCCGCGCCGCTGCACGACATCGGCAAGGTGGGCATTCCCGATCGCATCTTGCTTAAGCCGGGTCGCTTTACACCTGACGAATTTGAGATCATGAAGACGCATACGACCCTAGGCCGTGATGCCATTGCAGCCGCTGAACGCCAACTAGGCATGGAGGTGGACTTCTTGCGCTTTGCCAAAGAGATCGCGTACGGGCACCAAGAGAAGTGGGATGGCAGTGGCTACCCGCTGGGGCTGGCCGGGGACGCCATTCCCATCTCCGCACGCCTGATGGCAGTGGCCGATGTCTATGACGCCTTGATCAGCCGACGGGTCTACAAAGAAGGTATGCCCCACGAAAAGGCTGTCGCCATCATTCAAGAGGGCAGGGGCTCGCACTTTGATCCGGACATGGTGGACGCGTTTATGGACCTGCAAGAAACCTTTCAAGCCATCGCCCAACGCTATGGCGACTCCGACGATGACTTGACCGCCAAGGTCACCCAAATGGCACGCTTGCAAGACCTAGGCGCGGCCTGA
- a CDS encoding GNAT family N-acetyltransferase, producing the protein MSLVIRPAVAADAAAIHAFIVELAIYEKAEHEVVASVSDVAQSLFAPESPAKGLMCERDGEAIGYAVYFLSYSTWLGRKGMYLEDLYISPKQRGAGAGKQLLRHLATIAADSGCGRLEWSVLDWNTPAIDFYQSLGAKPQSEWVRYRMAGDTLTNFAYGT; encoded by the coding sequence GTGAGCCTTGTGATTCGACCCGCCGTGGCTGCCGATGCAGCCGCCATTCATGCCTTTATCGTTGAGCTTGCCATCTATGAAAAAGCGGAGCACGAGGTAGTTGCCAGTGTTTCAGATGTAGCGCAAAGCCTGTTTGCACCCGAGTCGCCAGCCAAGGGTCTGATGTGCGAGCGCGATGGCGAGGCCATTGGCTACGCCGTCTATTTTTTGAGCTATTCCACCTGGTTAGGGCGCAAGGGCATGTACCTAGAGGATTTGTACATCTCTCCCAAGCAGCGTGGCGCTGGCGCGGGCAAACAATTACTGCGGCACTTGGCCACCATTGCCGCAGACAGCGGCTGTGGGCGCCTGGAGTGGAGTGTGTTGGACTGGAATACCCCAGCCATCGACTTTTACCAGTCCCTAGGTGCGAAGCCTCAAAGTGAGTGGGTACGTTACCGAATGGCGGGTGACACCCTCACCAACTTTGCCTACGGCACATAG
- a CDS encoding substrate-binding periplasmic protein: MNICALRPFTNWTLWLFAAAVMAYGSHANAQPTKAQIVAYTEDWAPYNFAEDGAVKGISTDLLRAMCVEAKLQCEFKLVPWARAYKAAGAKPNTIVYTTARKPSRESEFLWVGPILPRTTWVYGKAGLESKVRLPSDLHQLRIGIVRDEAAQQDLQGLGVPDSTFVEDSSNANVLKLLSRGLVDAMVDTEVGMDWNLRNANLSSNSVGKLMKLSEGGSYFFAMNLNSDPGYVERLQQALDKLRRDGKVTAIVRKYTAPSH, from the coding sequence GTGAATATTTGCGCCTTAAGGCCCTTCACGAACTGGACACTGTGGCTCTTTGCGGCAGCGGTGATGGCGTATGGCAGCCATGCCAATGCGCAGCCCACCAAAGCGCAAATCGTGGCCTATACAGAAGACTGGGCTCCCTACAACTTTGCTGAAGACGGGGCTGTCAAAGGTATCTCAACCGACCTATTGCGGGCCATGTGCGTGGAGGCAAAACTGCAGTGTGAATTCAAGTTAGTGCCATGGGCCAGAGCGTATAAAGCAGCAGGCGCAAAACCTAACACCATCGTCTACACCACAGCACGCAAACCTTCGCGCGAAAGTGAATTTTTGTGGGTTGGCCCTATTTTGCCCCGCACTACGTGGGTCTATGGCAAAGCGGGACTAGAAAGCAAGGTCCGCTTGCCGAGTGACCTCCATCAACTGCGCATTGGCATTGTGCGGGACGAAGCGGCACAGCAAGACTTGCAGGGACTGGGAGTACCCGACTCAACGTTCGTGGAAGACAGCTCAAACGCTAACGTACTCAAACTGCTTTCCCGTGGGCTGGTAGACGCCATGGTAGATACAGAGGTGGGTATGGACTGGAATCTGCGCAATGCGAACCTGAGCAGCAACTCAGTGGGCAAACTCATGAAGCTCAGTGAAGGCGGCTCTTACTTTTTCGCCATGAACCTGAACTCCGACCCCGGCTACGTGGAACGCTTGCAGCAAGCGCTAGACAAGCTAAGGCGCGATGGCAAAGTGACCGCCATTGTGCGCAAGTACACCGCACCTAGTCACTGA
- a CDS encoding MFS transporter, which translates to MALTEAQTAQRRNILPFAALTAAYCTHAGFFNPFLPLWLKDLGLSLVSISLLTSIQAATRMFAPYAWGALSDRTGERVKMLRWGAGLALVGSLGLWWNGGMWWLGLVLLFVFTHTSGMMPMTEAAVAHVVSHGGVFDTKLYGRVRLWGSLGFMLAVLGAGAWFEHVGMASFPCMVTLSLVALLICAYQMPDAKETPQDRHDKVQSMRPVLAQASVRWLFGSMFFHVLSHMGIYTFFSLYLDALGYSKTMIGLLWAVSVTVEIAWFFTQSRWLPRFSLSAWLVICATVMAFRMAVTASMASMLWVLVIAQALHALTFAAHHSASIALISHYFPGNLRGRGQALYTVVAYGIPGVIGSLLGGLLSERFGLASVFWATGLTSVLAGACAYQVWRNHHRLVAPTPA; encoded by the coding sequence ATGGCGCTGACCGAGGCTCAGACTGCCCAGCGTCGGAATATTCTTCCCTTCGCAGCACTTACCGCGGCCTACTGCACCCACGCGGGTTTTTTTAATCCGTTTTTGCCGTTATGGCTCAAAGACCTGGGCTTGAGCTTGGTCTCCATTAGCTTGCTGACTTCCATTCAGGCGGCCACACGCATGTTTGCACCCTACGCTTGGGGGGCGTTAAGCGACCGCACGGGCGAGCGCGTCAAAATGCTGCGATGGGGGGCTGGCTTGGCCCTGGTTGGTTCTTTGGGTTTGTGGTGGAACGGCGGCATGTGGTGGCTGGGACTGGTGTTGTTGTTTGTGTTCACACACACCAGCGGCATGATGCCCATGACAGAGGCCGCAGTTGCCCACGTGGTGAGCCATGGGGGCGTGTTTGATACCAAGCTGTATGGGCGTGTGCGCCTATGGGGGTCTTTGGGTTTCATGTTGGCAGTGCTGGGAGCAGGTGCGTGGTTTGAGCACGTGGGTATGGCGAGTTTTCCTTGCATGGTTACCTTAAGCTTGGTCGCACTGCTGATCTGTGCGTACCAGATGCCGGATGCTAAAGAGACACCTCAGGATCGCCATGACAAGGTGCAGTCTATGCGGCCCGTTTTGGCCCAAGCTTCGGTGCGCTGGCTGTTTGGCTCCATGTTTTTCCATGTGCTGTCACATATGGGTATTTACACTTTCTTTTCACTCTACTTAGACGCCTTGGGCTACAGCAAAACCATGATTGGTCTGCTGTGGGCGGTATCGGTCACCGTGGAAATCGCTTGGTTTTTTACACAAAGCCGCTGGTTGCCGCGTTTTAGCTTGAGTGCATGGTTGGTGATATGTGCCACCGTGATGGCGTTTCGCATGGCCGTGACCGCATCGATGGCCTCTATGTTGTGGGTGCTGGTGATTGCGCAAGCCTTGCATGCCCTCACATTTGCGGCCCACCACAGCGCTAGCATTGCCCTGATATCGCATTACTTTCCGGGTAATTTGCGTGGGCGGGGCCAAGCCTTGTACACCGTAGTGGCGTACGGCATACCCGGGGTAATTGGCAGTTTGTTAGGCGGGTTGCTTAGCGAGCGCTTTGGTTTAGCCAGTGTTTTTTGGGCCACGGGGCTTACCAGTGTGCTGGCAGGCGCATGCGCTTACCAAGTATGGCGCAATCACCATCGGCTAGTGGCCCCAACCCCTGCCTAA